Within the Rosa rugosa chromosome 2, drRosRugo1.1, whole genome shotgun sequence genome, the region atgaAATGGGATTAACCCTTTTGTTTTTATCTGTAAGTTTTTGTGTTTGAGATGAATGATGAGGAACTGGGTATTGCTGCTTTGATTGTAATGCCACCCCTTTATGTATTGTTGAGATTTAGTTCAAGTTTTTGTGAGCTGCGTGTTTATGCTCTACTATATTTCTAGTTATGCTCATTTTACATTTTGGAGTGATTGTAATGGATACTCTTTATTTGATTTTACTATGTAAATGTATTGTTTGGATTGTGAGGAATTGAGATTTGACATTGTGCCATTCAGTTTACATTGAAATCCATATGTGGACTTTGATGGAGTAATTTTGGTGCCTAGAAATTTAGGTCTAATGGAGCGAAGAAGTCATTGAAGGAGGAGGCTTTGGATAGCTTGAAAGTGATGGCTTCAGGGTCCATTGAATCAAAGACACCTTCACCTGTTCAGGCATTGTTGGGTGGAATATCTGCCGGAGTCATTGCACTTATTCTTTACAAGTTCACTACTACAATTGAGGCATCTCTCAACCGCCAAACGATTTCAGATAATTTTTCAGTATGTTCCTTGATATCTGATGCCACTTTTAGCAGTTTTTCTCATTTTGCGtaataagaaaagaagaaaatgactGGCAAATGTACTGAATACTAGCCTGTTTCTTGGAGTGTCAAGTCTTTTTACTTGATTACTCAATCTAGACTCTGAACACCATACTTGTTTGTCTTCCTTTCAGGTTCGTCAGATTACAATAACAATAAGGTAGGTCCTAGTACTACTTCCTTCAAATGTGCTGTGATTTTTTCCTCCATCTCGAGAATGATCATTTCTAATCTTCTATATGCAGGACCATTATAAATGGGTTGTGCTACCTTGCAACATTTGTTTTTGGCATCAACGCTGTTGGTTTAGTTCTTTATGCTGGCCAGCTTTTCATCAACGATGAGTTTAAAAGTAAAGAAACTGAGAATCAAAGTAACGACCAGTCAGGCTCACCGACTTCAACGGTCGAGAGTCCCACAGACAGTGCTGTGGACAGTAGCAAGGGGGATCAAAGTTCAGATGAGCCACAATAGAAAGGGGTAGAACCAATATTGAGGCAGAGGAATAGGATTTCGTCATTTTAACTGTATGAAAATATCTTTTGAATGGAAGCCATGTAATTTCATGCTGCTTGTTCATCAAATCCTCTCTGCAAGCATTATTATATGATTATAATAGGGGCAATGGTTTATAGAAGCAGTTGTAATGTTTCTGTATCTTGCTCATTCGTCTGGCGAGAAAGTATCAAGAAATGATGATCCAGGAGTTTCAGGCTATTGGATGAAACTTGATACTTCCTTCATACCTACGTCGACTCAATCTTATTTACTAGAATCGGTAGGATGtacacaattcaacaaaacaTGTTGCAGTCCATCTATCATGTGGTATTGTGGTTAATAGGTAAACAATTTCATGTTTGCCTGTCTGTTACCTTGGACACTGTCAAAAGTTGGCAAATTATGAATTCAAAGGGCATCTGCCTTTGAAGAAGCTGCCCATAATTTTGTGCTTTCTGCAAACCTGCAGAATTAGTGAACTTGTATTTAGCTTTGAAAATCTTTGGAGCTGCAAAATCAACTTAGATTTTTGAAAAGGACACAGAATAGTTGAACATGACTTTGCTGATCTATTGAGTTTGCATTAGTTCATGACTTCAGATTGATCCTATCAGAGTAATGTTGCTGGATGAGAATTGACCTACTCGTGAAAAACAGGGGATTTTAACAAACACGGTTTCTGTCAAATCGATCATGTTCAGTTTTGTTACAAAAAAGTTTAGATAGAAATAAGCTTACAGAGCATTTGACTTCCCACATCTCCCTGTTATCTCTAATATGCTTTAGTCTATAGTTTAACCTGTTGCCTCTGAAAAATCTTTACTAGAGGCAGGTGATTGTTGACAGTTAGAACCTTGAGTTTTGCTATCATCTATGTGTGATCTTTCGTGTTGCTCGATAACCCTATGTATTTGGGTTTTTTCTTCAGCAAGTTTCCCCATCAACCTATTGTCATGACTCCTGGCTGGTTGGAACTGATGCAATGGAGTGGAATTCGAATCCAGCTTGTTCAGAATCAACACCATAGTCACTGAACACACAAACATCGGAATTGGACCAAAAACCCAGAGGAGTAAATTAGTGGCAAAATAGATTGCTCTCAACCCCAATGTCCAAAAAAGGCCGCCATGTATCACAGCCTTCTGAACATCACTCAGAGGAGTATCACTGTGTGGCATGCTAATGAGGAAAGTGGCATGGATAAAGCTTCTTATACAGTGTAAGAAAGAAGCTAGAGCTAATAGGAAGCAGGCCAGA harbors:
- the LOC133728085 gene encoding uncharacterized protein LOC133728085 isoform X1, whose amino-acid sequence is MLQTQHLLRSNLPISLSPPQTHFLFPPNLSSSPLHFLYKPINHISLSAHSTPRPDQWLAEVPEPSAGTGTYTIPDEEGPIEILDSDSPVFATSDDPSFIQTATSVLLTGAITVFLFRSLRRRARRAKELKFRSNGAKKSLKEEALDSLKVMASGSIESKTPSPVQALLGGISAGVIALILYKFTTTIEASLNRQTISDNFSVRQITITIRTIINGLCYLATFVFGINAVGLVLYAGQLFINDEFKSKETENQSNDQSGSPTSTVESPTDSAVDSSKGDQSSDEPQ
- the LOC133728085 gene encoding uncharacterized protein LOC133728085 isoform X2 produces the protein MTLLLSKLPPVFSSLEPSLFSSFARYDVVRGVQKSWSNGAKKSLKEEALDSLKVMASGSIESKTPSPVQALLGGISAGVIALILYKFTTTIEASLNRQTISDNFSVRQITITIRTIINGLCYLATFVFGINAVGLVLYAGQLFINDEFKSKETENQSNDQSGSPTSTVESPTDSAVDSSKGDQSSDEPQ
- the LOC133728087 gene encoding uncharacterized protein LOC133728087 translates to MVWKKEYLDLILVPTGLLIMLCYHLFLLYRCLRHPETTVIGNENHCRNAWVERMLQIEAKDRGQSLAVISSTITAANFLASTSLALSSLIGTWVLNSSNSITSFTYGDTSPAMNSIKYVSILACFLLALASFLHCIRSFIHATFLISMPHSDTPLSDVQKAVIHGGLFWTLGLRAIYFATNLLLWVFGPIPMFVCSVTMVLILNKLDSNSTPLHQFQPARSHDNRLMGKLAEEKTQIHRVIEQHERSHIDDSKTQGSNCQQSPASSKDFSEATG